The following proteins come from a genomic window of Micromonas commoda chromosome 2, complete sequence:
- a CDS encoding predicted protein → VLVGLDGAGKSTLLQTLLGQDPEPTMPTFGFNNESLTRGGFDVDVFDLGGGEKIRGIWKAYTADVHGCAFVVDSSDDSRLDECADVFARTLRDPHLSGKPIVVFANKQDAPGAKSAEEVAIALGLATLRNERHRVVACTAL, encoded by the coding sequence GTACTCGTCGGGCTAGACGGTGCGGGTAAATCCACGCTGCTGCAGACGCTGCTGGGGCAGGACCCGGAGCCCACGATGCCCACGTTCGGCTTCAACAACGAGTCGttgacccgcggcgggttcgacgtggacgtcttCGAcctgggcgggggcgagaaGATTCGGGGGATATGGAAGGCGTACACGGCCGACGTGCACGGctgcgcgttcgtcgtcgactcGAGCGACGACTCGAGGCTCGACGAGTGCGCGGACGTGTTCGCGCGGACGTTGCGGGACCCGCACCTCAGCGGGAAGCCCATCGTCGTCTTTGCAAACAAGCaggacgcgcccggggccaagtccgcggaggaggtggcgatCGCGCTGGGGCTCGCCACGCTTCGGAACGAGCGGCACCGCGTCGTGGCGTGCACGGCGCTGA
- a CDS encoding hypothetical protein (putative uncharacterized protein) — MSSCARLATGDALVRTLRVGRSVPKGPHRAGGRRRSTRVRAASATSSTSAPGSDGGPSSAASTERDDARTPPTVRAPPGSHIYFAYGSNVNTKTMSGVRGVRPSASYPAVLEDYKLVFTVPGLPYVEPGFASVTRVRDDDGRGGAEGADEGADRGADTPNPGDPSLDRYEREVHGVAYVIADDDWRFVLRSESGYDVERVTLRRCSDGAAVDAVTLVYPATDLGTELLPSARYLGLLTEGAEEWNLDLGWRRYLRERVRAYAPEGKELAGAIAAASLAPIGLAAAPLGLAIAMTRAMDPIGGTGDSPPGDASGDLERAAEAAVVDGFRAFQGFTWGVHNALWEPLFGSGANNDGGDGRRR; from the coding sequence atgagctcctgcgcgaggctcgcgaccggcgatgcgctcgtgCGAACGCTACGCGTCGGTCGATCGGTCCCCAAAGGCCCccaccgcgcgggaggacgtcgacggtcgacgcgggtccgcgccgcttcagcgacgtcgtcgacgtcggcacCGGGATCCGATGGCGgaccgtcgtccgcggcgtcgaccgaacgcgacgatgcACGGACCCCACCGACCGTGCGAGCTCCGCCGGGATCGCACATATACTTCGCCTACGGCAGTAACGTCAACACCAAGACGATgagcggcgttcgcggcgtccgcccgtccgcgtcctaccccgcggtgctcgaggacTACAAGCTGGTGTTCACCGTCCCCGGGCTGCCGTACGTGGAGCCCGGGTTCGCGTCGGTCACCCGCgtgagggacgacgacggccgtgggggtgccgagggtgccgacgagggtgccgacaGGGGTGCCGACACCCCCAACCCCGGCGACCCGTCGTTGGACAGGTACGAACGCGAggtgcacggcgtcgcgtacgtcatcgccgacgacgattgGCGATTCGTGCTTCGCAGCGAGAGCGGgtacgacgtcgagcgcgtgaCGCTGCGTCGGTgctccgacggcgccgccgtcgacgccgtcacgTTGGTGTACCCCGCAACGGACCTCGGCACCGAACTCTTGCCCAGCGCTCGGTACCTGGGATTGCTgacggagggcgcggaggagtgGAACCTGGACTTGGGTTGGCGACGGTACCTTCGGGAGAGGGTGAGGGCGTACGCCCCGGAGGGTAAGGAGCTGGCGGgtgcgatcgccgcggcgtccctcgcgcccatTGGGTTGGCAGCCGCGCCCCTGGGCCTGGCGATCGCGATGACGAGGGCGATGGATCCAATTGGTGGGaccggtgactcaccaccCGGTGACGCATCGGGCGACTTAGAGcgggcggccgaggcggcggtcgtgGACGGGTTCAGGGCGTTCCAGGGGTTCACGTGGGGGGTGCACAACGCGCTGTGGGAGCCGTTGttcggctcgggcgcgaacAACGACGGGGGggacggacggcggcgatag
- the AE_3 gene encoding anion exchanger family (sodium ion:bicarbonate symporter) gives MTMNTLGLGLGARPVARSRVVGTKSAKAIVGTPVVGKPVQLATRRAAVTVRAGGNPEPIVQAPFVGIKEDLAARGPLYIDDFKQGISPKSLASVFFLFFAALAPAVAFGAVLTSATAGMLGATEVILATAIGGVLYAVLCGQPMSILASTGSVVTYTAILYTTCAQYGLPFFGTYAWIGIWTSILLMIVAVTSSSNLVRFFTKFTDETFAALVACIFCVESAKKIIMMFFNPSISSTLAMGSALTALVTCGSAIAISNFKRSPYGPEGVRNLIGDFAPTFAIAIGCFFGAWLAGNYGFTFDALSLPASLAPSIARPWVTDIMAVPNWVKLAALAPAPACAILLYMDQNITTRLVNASKGLKKPGAYHLDMFWLSLITAVTSICGLPWICASTVHSLTHVKSLTDVKQDPATGREEVTGVTETRWTPLVLNLLIGASIIFLKDILGQIPMCVLSGIFFYLGLAAMRGNEFLERVGMTLITDPAKMPASSPLTKSVSLPTLKKFTIMQIACLAVMWWIKGSPAAMLFPILIAALGPVRIVAGKAGWFTQEELNALDEQVETDPGYVYQAA, from the exons ATGACCATGAACaccctcggcctcggcctcggcgcccgccccgtcgcgcgctcccgcgtcgtcggtaCCAAGTCCGCCAAGGCGATCGTCGGTACCCCGGTCGTGGGCAAGCCCGTGCAgctcgcgacccgccgcgccgcggtgaccgtcAGGGCCGGCGGCAACCCCGAGCCCATCGTCCAGGCTCCCTTCGTGGGCATCAAGGaagacctcgccgcccgcggtccCCTCTACATCGACGACTTCAAGCAGGGCATCTCCCCCAAGTCCCTG GCGTCCGTCTtcttcctcttcttcgcggccctcgcgcccgccgtcgccttcggcgccgtgctcacctccgccaccgccggcatGCTCGGCGCGACCGAGGTGATCCTCGCGACCGCCATCGGTGGTGTCCTGTACGCGGTGCTGTGCGGTCAGCCCATGTCCatcctcgcgtccaccggtTCCGTCGTGACCTACACCGCGATCCTCTACACCACCTGCGCCCAGTACGGCCTCCCCTTCTTCGGTACCTACGCGTGGATCGGTATCTGGACCTCCATCCTCCTCATGATCGTCGCggtcacctcctcctccaacCTCGTCCGCTTCTTCACCAAGTTCACCGACGAGACCTTCGCTGCCCTCGTCGCGTGCATCTTCTGCGTCGAGTCCGCCAAGAAGATCATCATGATGTTCTTCAACCCTTCCATCTCCTCCACCCTGGCCATGGGCTCtgcgctcaccgcgctcgtcacctgcggctccgccatcgccatcTCCAACTTCAAGCGTTCCCCCTACGgccccgagggcgtccgcaACCTCATCGGTGACTTCGCGCCCACCTTCGCCATCGCCATCGGCTGCTTCTTCGGCGCGTGGCTCGCGGGCAACTACGGCTTCACCTTCGACGCCCTGTCCCTccccgcctccctcgcgccttCCATCGCGCGCCCCTGGGTGACCGACATCATGGCTGTGCCCAACTGGGTGAAgctcgcggctctcgcgcctGCCCCCGCGTGCGCGATCCTCCTGTACATGGACCAGAACATCACCACCCGTCTCGTGAACGCCTCCAAGGGTCTCAAGAAGCCCGGCGCTTACCACCTCGACATGTTCTGGCTCTCCCTCATCACCGCGGTCACCTCCATCTGCGGTCTCCCCTGGATCTGTGCGTCCACCGTGCACTCCCTCACCCACGTCAAGTCCCTCACTGACGTGAAGCAGGACCCCGCGACcggccgcgaggaggtcACCGGCGTCACCGAGACCCGCTGGACTCCCCTCGTCCTCAACCTCCTCATCGGCGCCTCCATCATCTTCCTCAAGGACATTCTCGGCCAGATCCCCATGTGCGTGCTCTCCGGTATCTTCTTCTACCTCGGACTCGCGGCCATGCGCGGCAACGAGttccttgagcgcgtcggcaTGACCCTCATCACCGACCCCGCCAAGAtgcccgcctcctcccccctCACCAAGTCGGTGTCCCTCCCCACCCTCAAGAAGTTCACCATCATGCAGATTGCCTGCCTCGCGGTGATGTGGTGGATCAAGggatcccccgcggcgatgctctTCCCCATCCTTATCGCGGCTCTCGGCCCCGTCCGCATCGTGGCGGGCAAGGCTGGCTGGTTCACCCAGGAGGAGCTcaacgccctcgacgagcagGTGGAGACCGACCCCGGCTACGTCTACCAGGCGGCTTAA
- a CDS encoding predicted protein, with the protein MKTRESSFAPVAVRPADANTPLLGVTAERMKRFDTTRTKHLATKYGALALVACVGAAAAFGGSGHDTSSIAAAMASPELSSPQAPRFARGPSCNGVCPSVAARDFDAYPEEGSAHVLMLGDSTDRAWHFTFCNGILNDADRCEHPVECVAPTVNFLPNNMQPLVCADGDKRCAAESCYEDAPCWHEKENEMAAACHPTSPYGPALGFVHLFEPDPESKQDLKLVEYGREIDGLPVMTGPRVNAAVRSFDKFAPAEKADGGVGHHDAKKRPVVVVVDVMHWWVGNHLGWGAPGAPPDWSAELGSDRKFDANLRRYRKDLDALVEHVDKAMKGTGRPYRLVGKANHDWHTFKPDGVEHRFLSAMAAHVKHAFESKKHHFFDWRALTEKAKSDNMWEMADNFHQTVEGSKHETLAFMDWTRTALPEKFAVNLDVQFAKQAEEEEARRSKEETERKAREAREKKEREEREAREAKEAKATLRDNLADAQKMADNIESFLTKQREKLFKETGVLR; encoded by the coding sequence ATGAAGACACGTGAGTCatcgttcgcgcccgtcgcggtcaGGCCCGCGGATGCGAACACCCCGCTCCTCGGCGTGACCGCCGAGCGGATGAAGCGCTTCGACACGACACGGACGAAACACCTCGCGACCAAGTACGgagccctcgcgctcgtggcgtgcgtcggcgccgccgcggcgttcggggGCTCCGGCCACGACACTtcctcgatcgccgccgcgatggcctcgcCCGAGCTCTCCTCGCCGCAGGCTccgaggttcgcgcgcggccccAGCTGCAACGGCGTGTgcccgtccgtcgccgcgcgagattTCGACGCGTATCCGGAGGAGGGATCCGCGCACGTCCTCATGCTCGGCGACAGCACCGACAGGGCCTGGCACTTCACCTTCTGCAACGGCATCCTCAACGACGCGGACCGCTGCGAGCACCCCGTCGAGTGCGTCGCCCCGACCGTCAACTTCCTCCCGAACAACATGCAGCCCCTCGtgtgcgccgacggcgacaaaCGATGCGCCGCCGAGTCCTGCTACGAGGACGCCCCGTGCTGGCACGAGAAGGAGAAcgagatggccgccgcgtgccACCCGACATCCCCGTACGGTCCCGCCCTCGGGTTCGTCCACCTCTTCGAACCCGACCCGGAGAGTAAGCAGGACCTCAAGCTCGTCGAGTACGGCCGCGAGATCGACGGGTTGCCAGTCATGACCGGGCCGAGGgtcaacgccgcggtgcgaAGCTTCGACAAGTTCGCacccgcggagaaggccgaTGGTGGTGTTGGTCATCATGACGCGAAGAAGCGGCcggtggtggtggtcgtGGACGTGATGCACTGGTGGGTGGGCAACCACCTCGGGtggggcgcgcccggcgctccCCCCGACTGgtccgccgagctcgggtcGGACCGAAAGTTCGACGCCAACCTGAGGCGATACAGGAAGGACCTGGACGCCCTCGTGGAGCACGTGGACAAGGCGATGAAGGGCACGGGTCGGCCGTATCGCCTCGTGGGTAAGGCGAACCACGACTGGCACACGTTCAAgcccgacggcgtggagCACCGATTCCTGAGCGCCATGGCCGCCCACGTCAAGCACGCGTTTGAGAGCAAGAAGCACCACTTCTTCGATTggcgcgcgctcaccgagaAGGCCAAGTCGGACAACATGTGGGAGATGGCCGATAACTTCCACCAGACCGTGGAGGGGAGCAAGCACGAGACCCTCGCGTTCATGGACTGGACACGGACGGCGCTCCCGGAGAAGTTTGCGGTGAACCTCGACGTGCAGTTCGCCaagcaggcggaggaggaggaggcgcgcagGTCTAAAGAGGAGACGGAACGgaaggcgcgggaggcgcgggagaagAAGGAACGCGAGGAACGGGAGGCGAGAGAGGCGAAagaggcgaaggcgacccTGCGGGAtaacctcgccgacgcgcagaAGATGGCTGACAACATCGAGTCCTTCCTCACCAAGCAGCGGGAGAAGCTGTTCAAGGAGACGGGGGTGCTCCGCTGA
- a CDS encoding predicted protein, producing the protein MASFGDTLSRDLANVIMSRPGTKPAPVMRGAKPTGGSNATETEPTPPSRATTNGAVEMSPEVKQFMDRHPRWVDTNGELVSMPRFAAKGANADIPGRENVAPPSFEERNREYHAKSERLWSKLQPGYMERPEMYTSSYSEMHQWSDDLLNIAKNCSKSTWRTHKKKTDTTAYVEAAAKERNATRALREAAERHEAEAAALKAAPAGEGTGGDAGAGGGGAAPAENAAPAPPTEAAPQA; encoded by the coding sequence atgGCGTCATTCGGCGATACCCTGTCGAGGGACCTCGCCAATGTCATCATGTCGAGGCCCGGTACGAAGCCGGCGCCCGTGATGCGCGGGGCGAAGCCCACGGGAGGGTCGAACGCAACGGAGACAGAACCGACCCCGCCgtcgagagcgacgacgaacggcgcggtggagatgTCGCCGGAGGTGAAGCAGTTCATGGACAGACACCCGCGCTGGGTGGACACCAACGGTGAGCTCGTGTCCATGCCAcgcttcgcggcgaagggcgcgaacgcggacaTTCCGGGCCGCGAgaacgtcgcgccgccctccttcgAAGAGCGCAACAGGGAGTACCACGCCAAGAGCGAACGATTGTGGAGCAAGCTCCAGCCGGGGTACATGGAGCGCCCCGAGATGTACACGTCGAGCTACTCGGAGATGCACCAGTGGAGCGACGACCTGCTGAACATCGCCAAAAACTGTTCCAAGTCCACGTGGAGGACGCACAAGAAGAAGACGGACACCACCGCgtacgtcgaggcggcggcgaaggagagaaacgcgacgcgagcgcttcgagaggcggcggagaggcacgaggctgaggcggcggcgttgaaggcggcgccggcgggtgaGGGAACGGGCGGGgatgccggcgccggcggaggcggcgccgcacccgccgagAATGCCGCGCCCGCTCCTCCCACAGAGGCTGCCCCCCAGGCGTAG
- the CHLM gene encoding magnesium-protoporphyrin IX methyltransferase chloroplast precursor (ChloroP predicts 74aa cTP whereas targeT 22aa mTP...), whose translation MSTLTSCVARAVVAPKAAAKRSAAAKKAAKPSPALPAGAFAAASLAATPAAFAATEAISQTADGVGVAVGGAVVVAGAAGLLIAADPNKRREDMMSETGGDEAASVRNYFDTEGFNRWKKIYGETDEVNKVQLDIRNGHQQTVDKILDWTAGIDMTGKTVCDAGCGTGSLAIPLALRGASVSASDISSAMVGEAEVRYNEQVKAGAKAPAVAPKFEALGLEECSGKYDVVTCIDVMIHYPTDRVNGMINHLASLSDDKLIISFAPKTLAYSILKRIGELFPGPSKATRAYLHAEEDVETALNAAGFKVTRREMTATSFYFSRLLECQRV comes from the coding sequence ATGTCGACCCTGACCTCctgcgtcgcccgcgccgtcgtcgcccccaaGGCCGCGGCCAAGCGCTCCGCtgccgccaagaaggctgccaagccctcccccgcgctccccgccggtgccttcgcggccgcgtccctcgcggcgacccccgccgcgttcgccgcgaccgaggcCATCTCCCAGACtgccgatggcgtcggcgtcgccgtcggcggcgctgtcgtcgtcgcgggcgcggccggcCTCCTCATCGCGGCCGATCCCAAcaagcgccgcgaggacatGATGTCCGAgactggcggcgacgaggccgcgtcTGTCCGCAACTACTTCGACACCGAGGGGTTCAACCGCTGGAAGAAGATCTAcggcgagacggacgaggtGAACAAGGTGCAGCTCGACATCCGCAACGGCCACCAGCAGACCGTGGACAAGATCCTCGACTGGACCGCGGGGATCGACATGACCGGCAAGACGGTGTGCGACGCCGGCTGCGGCACCGGCTCCCTCGCCATCCCCCtggccctccgcggcgcgtccgtctccgcgtccgacatctcctccgccatggtcggcgaggccgaggtgCGGTACAACGAGCAGGTCAAGGCTGGCGCCAAGgctcccgccgtcgcgcccaagTTTGAGGCGCTCGGCCTGGAGGAGTGCTCGGGGAAGTACGACGTGGTGACCTGCATCGACGTCATGATCCACTACCCCACCGACAGGGTCAACGGCATGATCAACCacctcgcgtccctctccgACGACAAGCTCATCATCTCTTTCGCCCCCAAGACGCTCGCATACTCCATCCTCAAGCGCATCGGGGAGCTCTTCCCGGGCCCCTCCaaggcgacccgcgcgtacctgcacgccgaggaggacgtcgaaaccgcgctcaacgccgcgggcttcAAGGTGACCAGACGGGAGATGACGGCCACCTCCTTTTACTTCAGCCGCCTTCTCGAGTGCCAGAGGGTGTGA
- a CDS encoding hypothetical protein (putative uncharacterized protein) yields MVPGVRGGGGCCGGGGCGGGAGGSTDGSIPNDDDDDGGGRAEEELTDATRALALAANDEEDAPHRVVHRVAGQEFVLPPHCAGDRSRCAFVWVGGGESPALAQALAILHGRCAGVAQVHPTTSRLVAEATGSADVARVVKRRRYLIERAREAKVVGIVAGTLGVAGYLTAITRLRRVIAASGRKSYTVVAGKPNPQKLANFPEIEAFVLVACEQAALIDGRDYLQPVITPWEAEVAFTHGKVWDGEVRLDFEHLLGGAPEVHKKGGVGDDAGPEFSFLGGGVRARVTCDGSDVRAEGAEGAEGAEGANSDSDDGVLGDGGKALALRAERAVTARTQGGGLSDVRSGAEYLLSRRTYVGLEPGPKRGEDGAVADAPLEAAQGLKGRAHGYAQES; encoded by the coding sequence ATGGTTccgggcgtccgcggcggcgggggatgttgcggcgggggagggtgcggcggcggcgcgggagggtcGACCGACGGGTCGATCccaaacgacgacgacgacgacgggggcgggcgcgccgaggaggagttgACGGACGCGAcacgcgcgctggcgctggcggcgaacGATGAGGAGGACGCCCCTCATCGCGTAgtgcatcgcgtcgccgggcagGAGTTCGTCCTCCCGCCACATTGCGCGGGGGACCGATCGAGGTGCGCATTCGTCtgggtgggcggcggcgagagccccgcgctggcgcaggcgctcgcgattCTCCACGGGCGCTGCGCTGGGGTGGCGCAGGTGcacccgacgacgtcgcggctcgtcgccgaggcgaccggGTCCGCGGACGTGGCGCGCGTGGTGAAGCGACGGCGGTACctgatcgagcgcgcgagggaggcgaaggTGGTGGGAATCGTCGCAGGAACCCTCGGCGTTGCGGGGTACCTCACCGCGATTACGCGGCTGAGACgggtcatcgcggcgagtgGGCGAAAATCCTACACCGTCGTGGCGGGTAAGCCGAATCCGCAGAAGCTGGCGAACTTCCCGGAGATCGAGGCGTTCGTCCTGGTGGCGTGCGAGCAGGCGGCGCTGATCGACGGGAGGGACTACCTGCAGCCGGTGATCACCCCgtgggaggcggaggtggcgttCACGCACGGTAAGGTGTGGGACGGGGAGGTGAGGCTGGACTTTGAGCACCTCCTCGGGGGTGCCCCGGAGGTTCATAAAAAAGGCGGtgtcggggacgacgccgggccgGAGTTTTCCTTCCtgggaggcggcgtccgcgctcgagtTACATGCGACGGTTCCGACGTACgggccgagggtgccgagggtgccgagggtgccgagggtgccaactccgactccgacgacggggtcctcggcgacgggggcaaggcgctggcgcttcgagcggagcgcgcggtgacggctCGGACACAAGGCGGGGGTCTGTCCGACGTGAGGTCGGGCGCCGAGTATTTGCTGAGCCGGCGAACGTACGTGGGGCTCGAACCGGGGCCCAAGCGAGGGGAAgacggtgccgtcgcggacgcgcctcTGGAGGCTGCGCAGGGCTTGAAGGGGCGCGCGCATGGGTACGCGCAAGAGAGTTAA
- a CDS encoding predicted protein — protein sequence MGSEKITSHFKGSKSGRRSSTGKGKAKAVARVEDDDENTEEAKYLSILKTFDMTTKYGPALGLTRMERWERAEKLNLDPPADVYKILTEHDEDGKFTECVWERMV from the exons ATGGGCAGCGAGAAGATCACCTCCCACTTCAAGGGCTCCAAATCCGgcaggcgctcgtcgaccgGGAAAGGCAAGGCCAAagccgtcgcgcgggtcgaag acgacgacgagaacaccgaggaggcgaagTATCTTAGCATCTTAAAGACCTTCGACATGACCACG AAGTACGGTCCCGCGCTCGGTTTGACTCGCATGGAGAGgtgggagcgcgcggagaagCTCAACCTCGACCCCCCCGCCGATGTCTACAAGATCCTCACGGAgcacgacgaggacgggaaGTTCACGGAGTGCGTCTGGGAGCGCATGGTGTGA
- a CDS encoding predicted protein, whose protein sequence is MAEDEAKPEETPVEEPEAKEPEVGEKRKAEEDAEGGDEAGEKEAKVEEKVWTPVKLGPKTFNSPDEMIKYFSWLLNAMTMNQDMNDYERMVVEACLRDAHPEAEKKIGCGIKSFQIRTHPEHDSRCYMVVRTDGTCEDFSYRKCVEKLFPGWEPPARKEKPERGGRGGRGGRGGGRGGGRGGGRGGGRGGGRGGGRGGGGRGGRGRGGRGRGGRGGRK, encoded by the coding sequence ATGGCCGAGGACGAAGCGAAGCCCGAGGAGACTcccgtcgaggagcccgaAGCGAAGGAGCCGGAGGTTGGCGagaagcgcaaggcggaggaggacgccgagggcggggaTGAGGccggcgagaaggaggcgaaggtTGAGGAGAAGGTGTGGACGCCCGTGAAGCTCGGCCCGAAGACGTTCAACAGCCCGGACGAGATGATCAAGTATTTCTCGTGGCTCCTTAACGCCATGACCATGAACCAGGACATGAACGATTACGAGCGCATGGTCGTCGAGGCGTGCCTCAGGGACGCGCACCCGGAGGCTGAGAAAAAGATCGGGTGCGGGATCAAGAGCTTCCAGATCCGCACGCACCCGGAGCACGACAGCCGATGCTACATGGTGGTCCGCACCGACGGCACGTGCGAGGACTTCTCCTACAGGAAGTGCGTCGAGAAGCTCTTCCCGGGCTGGGAaccgccggcgaggaaggaGAAGCCCGAGAGGGGCGGCCGGgggggccgcggcggaagaggcggcggcaggggcggcggcaggggcggcggtcgcggaggcggtcgcggcggcggtcgcggcggcggtcgcggcggcggcggtcgcggcggcaggggtcgcggcggcagggggcgcggcggtcgcggcggtcgcaaGTGA